AGATTCCTAGCAACCAACATTAGTTTGGTGCTAATTTTCGAAAAGATAAGCGTACGTCTTCAGTGTTGTCGCCGTCATCTGTTTTCCTGCTCGCTTCAGACCTTCTGGGTCGTCCCCTTTTCTTCGTCAACTGTCTGGATAATTCGGATTCGCTGGCAACCGGCGTGTCTGTCATCAAAGGCAAACAATCCGAAAAAAAGATTAAATATAAATTCATGCTGTGCAAACAAAGAAACTGACTTTCATCCTTCCTAATTCTCGTACTCCTCCTCGCCGCAACGACCAAGTTTTCGGCACTTGCTAGTACCTTGAGTTTCTTCGGGGCAACATAGTCAAAGGGCTGAGTAGCGTCATACGGTGCTCTCGGTTCGGTTAATTTTGTAGGAACATCGTCCCAGTCGTACCGCTGGGCCGCATTATACTGATCCTGTTCTTCTCCCTGGCCTGCAAATTGCAATCCGTGAGCAACAAAGATAGGTGCAGTCGAGTCTGACGTAGACCGCCGGTGTGACATTGTCAAGGAGGCGGTAGTTTCTAACAAGGGGAGTTGATGTCACGCTTAGTCATCACACATCATTCACaacaaaaacaacaataatTTACAATCAAATATAGACAAGATAGATTGTCATTTTTATTTGCGTCGAGACTTGGATTTCGACTTTCTCTCTGTTACTCGTTTATCCTTGGCCTTTCTCCGTTGAGCAAGAGCTTTGACGTGCGCTGCCCGGGCCGCCGCCTTTGTTTCGTAGCGAATTTTAGAAGGTTTGGGCTTTGGTTTTGATTTCTTCTCTGAATTGGGTTTCTGAGCGGTTGGTTTGAGCCTTTTGGTTTGACGTTGCCCTTCTAACTGTTCTCCGTCCTCGGCTTCAGGTCGTGTTTTCTGGGGTCCAAGCATATCAGTGGTTGGGTCGAAATCTTCTATTACCGCAACAGTCGCCAACTGTTCCTCGTCTGAATACTCTTCTTCGTGTTCTTCTGGCTGGACAGAGGATATTCCAACTATTAAATTGTTCGAATGAGTTGCGTCCCCGTTGTAAACGTGAGTGTAAGGTGGCCAATGAGTGTTAGACAATACGTGGAACCCACTGGGAATGAAAATGAGACGTACCAAATTCTAACGCTGCACCGCCATATGCTTTCTCCACCGCTTCAAAATTTGTCTGGGCTCGTTCTTTCAGCTCTTTTCGCATCTACCGAACATAAAACAATTAGATTCCCGCGATGTAAAATCCTCAGACGATAAATGCAGGGTCAAGCCAGGGAATCCTTGAGGGTAATATAGTTCAATTCGACTTTTCCCGCACACAGCCAGAACTGACTGTATGTACCACGCCCGTCACACAATTGTACCAAAACCAGAACTCACTTGTCGCCTCTCCTCCAAATGCTCCTGCTTCTCCCTCTCTGTAGCCTTAGCTTTGGCAGCTTTTTTCCGTTCCGCATTACGCTTTCGAAAGCCTGTTAGGTACTCCCTAATTTTGCCATTTTGTCCAGTTAATACCAATCCAGACGAGTGTATCAATGGTAGATGTGACAGTGCTAATGAGGAATGATAGAGTAAGAAAGTTGCTAACCTCCGGGCCTCTTCATCGAATACAATCTCTTTCACCTGACCCTGTCTGGCCCGCTTTTTATGCGCCCAGGCCACCGATTGGCGAGTGAGTAATGCAGCATTTGAGGGTGCCATTTCGAGCGAACAATGTTCAATTAGGTTATCTCAGAGTATCCCAGGCTTATTCGGGTGAAAACGTATGATCTCTTGCCCTTGCCTCTAGTAATAATATAGAAAAGCACCGCCGTGGGGAGAAATGAATGTGCTGGTGTACAAATATGTGAGCAATCCAAGGTTTTGGAATGGCTGGTGGCTGTAACGAGAGCTAAGCCTTCCGGTCACGTGATAAGTGTTAGATTTAAATTTGTGGATGATCAGAGAAGCGATCATCAAGAGGCCTCTTTTGCTTTGATATGATGGATATTATCAAGAGCTACTTTCCGTGATATCTCCTCTTCGTTAATAATGAGTTAATTACAAATAAGTTAAACTACTCACCAAAACACGTCTGAAACGAATGGCGACACCGCCGAATTTTGATGTATGAACAAAGCCGTACGCCGCAGGAGCGGTCATAGACTTGAGGCATAAAGGAGAGTAGATTTTGAACGGGACAGTTATCTGTGATATCTACATGAGTTAAACCACTCTTAGTTTGTCTGGTTGACAACTTCCGCGTCTTAATCCTATGGTGTATGGCTATTTGCAGAATGGATTAGGGCCGACGTCGGCGAACCAGATAACTCGCAACAAGCATTGCACGTGTTCATAGAGCCCAGGGGCTTTTTCTTTGGACCAATACTTCAGGCGACCATTGGCGCCAATGCGCTCATAACATATTAACATAGGCTAAATCAGGTGAACAAACGCACCTAATCATAAATACAGCTGTATGCGTTTTTATACAGCATTAAAGGATCTCCTAGTAAATTTATTTTATCGTGTCATTCGTTGCGATCACTGGTAATTGTTCAAAATCATTCATTGTTGTTTCATTTACATTCTTCACTATCATTTATACTACATGATTCGAGGACAAGTAGTTTCACGGAATTAAACAGCTTGGCTACTACTCTAATTTAGCAACCTACCCCTATAGAGTCAACAAGAATTCACCCACCGAATTACGAGTAAGCTTGCACCGCGGTCCATTCTTGGTGTGGGAAGAGCACGGTGTGTTTTTGCCAATCGTATGCATCACACGGAGTCAATGGAGCATGATCTTGCGGCTCGTTATGGTCGTATTCGGTACCATCAGGCAAGGCCTGCAACGCCGCCGAAAATAGCGTGATCACTGGGATCAGTTTCTTTGGAATGGATCCCGCATTTGTTGCGTTATTTGCAGAAGTGCTGGCTACTTTGAAACCATCAGGCAAGGTGATCTCTGCGGACAAGGACTTGAGCAATAGGTCCAGAGTATTCATTTCCCCAGAGTGGCATGCCGCGTGCGCTATGATCTCGTGGGGTATTGTTACGTGATAGACAGATTTTGTCTCGTCCTCGGTTCTTCCTTGACAAGCTCCACACTTGGTATCCTTGGACCGAACGAGAGCTGCGGCTGATCCGATGTACCCGCCAATGGTCTCTCCAGTTTGAACATTGAGCGCACCGAAATTGATGTTGACGAGATATGAGGTACCTAAAGCGTGAGGGTCAAGTACAATCCTCACGACATAGTGACGGTAGTCGTGTATCGCCTCGCATTGAGGAGCAAGCTCCGCGACGGTTCGTGGGTAAGTCAACTTCTCGGGCACATTCCTGGAGCTGAGCATCTGATATGCCTTCTGACGAGCTGGGACTGGATTAAACCCGAAAAGCTTTTGCAGACACGCGCGGTTTCGCCGACACTGGCCTCGTTATAAAGACCTTCCGATTGCTCATGTCCTTCTGCGAGACTGAGTCGCAAAGAGACCCCAGACCTAGGTCCGAGGGGATCTACGACTTCTTGATCAAGGTGAATGTCCTTATAGGTATAATCTGCCCGTGAAGTAGTGGATGAATTTCACTTCCGATTGGCTAGCAATCAAAGGCTAACTCACTCTTCGGAACTTTTGATCTCCAACGCGTATCGTCCGAGGTCCAATATTTACCGTCACCCTTCCGGAAAGGAGTCAGAGGTGTATCGCCTTTGAGGTCAACCGCTGATTCGACGGGGTTGTCGCTACCCGGCTTGTTTGACCATCCCCATTTCCCATCACGTTGCACTAAAGCAGAGAAATTAAAACCTTGAGCTTGTATGTTGGTTTTCACTCACAAAACGGCTTCTGTTTGCCATTCATGTCGATGAAACCGCTGTTCCCCatatagtaatcagggtATGCGGTCTCCCATAGGGCAAGGATACGGTCCACATTGCAATGATGCAAGAAAAATATCGGGTCGAAACCTAGTGACAGAGATAAGACAAGTAAATTCAAATCGAGGGCAAATATATGCTTACTCGCGTAGTCATTATCCATCTTGGAAGATGCAAAGTTAACTTGGTAATCACGTCTCAACTAGTATTAGCATACCATGTGTCCAAGACCGCCAATTAATAAATGAAGAAGGTTATGTGGGGACTCGATGCTGCCTAGTTTATGGAAAAGTGAATACAGTGATAATGTTAGTCCCAAACGGTAATTACCTAAAGGGTTCAGTATTTTAGCGATCTCCCAGTACTTCCCAGATCCAGGATTCTCCCATTGATCTCTCGTGGGCTGCGACATAGCGCGGGTATTTGAGAATCGGTCCCAGCTAAAAGGATTGGTGTCATTACTCCTATCGCAGCTTAAACTT
This genomic interval from Rhizoctonia solani chromosome 11, complete sequence contains the following:
- a CDS encoding nucleolar protein 12, 25 kDa protein translates to MAPSNAALLTRQSVAWAHKKRARQGQVKEIVFDEEARRLATFLLYHSSLALSHLPLIHSSGLVLTGQNGKIREYLTGFRKRNAERKKAAKAKATEREKQEHLEERRQMRKELKERAQTNFEAVEKAYGGAALEFVGISSVQPEEHEEEYSDEEQLATVAVIEDFDPTTDMLGPQKTRPEAEDGEQLEGQRQTKRLKPTAQKPNSEKKSKPKPKPSKIRYETKAAARAAHVKALAQRRKAKDKRVTERKSKSKSRRK